The following proteins are encoded in a genomic region of Haloarcula marina:
- a CDS encoding DUF7286 family protein encodes MRDDTRGRVPFSLLGVLLLVSSLTLAPTLVPDPAPTETTVERVVDRTAAATQTAMRGGVATAGRRAASNPVLTTANTSVGRALNESQPFRDALRLRIYLRVRDRLAQVSATSDSVTATATLPSVETTAEYREAIERVTVASAGPNGTRLRATVENVTVTVRRDARVVTRRHVSPTVVVESPVLLLHQQVQRYDRRVNNGLAKPGLSQRLTARLYPIAWARGGAQFGGAPIDNVVANRHVSLATNGALLGVQRSTFGRSDPDGRRTLTDATAVVGIEDVVGGSRDTEFAQSLLAETSYHPPEQSISTAPPPGNHPQPDEPMRVAVNGTADDAFRAVAAPDALDATLADAYTVQTRLVANGYRIGGGRPSRPTRPGENWTLLTERRTSDATVVDDATPRPDVPRDWHELDSFGRVVAVEHTRVAVWENGSDETTTASARTERRRVSVALVGRHEDDTPAPDRRIRTAHERDGSPVGGPNLADVEPRAERELLDRAGGRDAVAERAAVGRLRTNAIHVTGEHPNELRPWVYRDLRDLREEVRETNVTVERGAVGSFDANPAGQLRDRLAERRATFVDAPTRYDSTAQKARVAARIAYLDAVTDRLAAGERHHAGASERVGRVLANRTGGSLADLRRSLTARETRIPRSRPAPVSPAGPVTTRVDTGPQYLTLGRVNESAHPSLEGSETPLVARNVNLFTVPYDNAAAAVTGEGTGQVDRVRLLTAAATLRAANVTRNTSNETLARQRATLRRRVERANAYVLEQMATTVHEETSAGPQRSREIVETATARWNGTGVRGRALANGSAAERVARVTAERRGLSLVERDWLWIRLDGATEDALSRPIARPRTPVVNQTATAVRRISRAQTRQLLADAGREQTERLVEKRLGTKTLPAGLPILPSFVPGAYWAITMNVWWVTVEGEYARFAVTANRGTPATPSASTTYVRDGDPVRLDVDGDGTREGLGTSDRLSFRAEAGIVVVVPPRLRGVGDKDGVAVETSAGWPDAGAPGE; translated from the coding sequence ATGAGAGACGACACGCGGGGACGCGTCCCGTTCTCCCTGCTCGGCGTCCTCCTGCTGGTCAGCAGTCTCACGCTCGCGCCGACGCTCGTGCCCGACCCAGCGCCGACCGAGACGACGGTCGAGCGCGTCGTCGACCGGACGGCGGCGGCGACGCAGACGGCGATGCGCGGCGGCGTGGCGACGGCGGGACGCCGCGCCGCGTCGAACCCCGTCCTCACGACCGCGAACACGTCCGTCGGTCGCGCGTTGAACGAGTCACAGCCGTTCCGCGATGCGCTCCGACTCCGCATCTATCTGCGAGTCCGGGACCGCCTCGCCCAGGTCTCGGCGACGAGCGATTCGGTGACAGCGACGGCGACTCTCCCGTCCGTGGAGACGACTGCCGAGTACCGCGAAGCCATCGAGCGGGTCACCGTCGCGTCGGCCGGGCCGAACGGGACGCGATTGCGTGCCACCGTCGAGAACGTCACCGTCACCGTCCGACGGGACGCCCGCGTCGTCACACGTCGGCACGTTTCGCCGACCGTCGTCGTCGAGTCGCCGGTGCTCCTGCTCCATCAACAGGTCCAGCGATACGACCGGCGGGTGAACAACGGCCTCGCGAAACCGGGGCTGAGCCAGCGACTGACCGCGCGGCTGTACCCCATCGCGTGGGCGAGAGGGGGCGCGCAGTTCGGCGGCGCACCAATCGACAACGTGGTGGCGAACCGCCACGTCAGCCTCGCGACCAACGGAGCGTTGCTCGGCGTCCAGCGGTCGACGTTCGGACGGAGTGACCCCGACGGACGGCGGACGCTGACGGACGCGACGGCGGTGGTCGGCATCGAAGACGTTGTCGGGGGAAGTCGGGACACCGAGTTCGCCCAGTCACTGCTGGCCGAAACCTCCTACCACCCGCCGGAGCAGAGTATCAGCACCGCGCCGCCGCCCGGGAACCACCCGCAACCCGACGAGCCCATGCGCGTCGCGGTCAACGGCACCGCCGACGACGCCTTCCGAGCGGTCGCCGCTCCCGACGCCCTCGACGCGACGCTCGCCGACGCGTACACCGTCCAGACGCGGCTGGTGGCGAACGGGTATCGAATCGGCGGCGGGCGTCCCTCGCGACCGACGCGACCGGGCGAGAACTGGACCCTACTGACCGAGCGGCGGACCAGCGATGCGACCGTCGTCGACGACGCGACCCCGCGGCCGGACGTGCCTCGCGACTGGCACGAACTGGACAGTTTCGGCCGCGTCGTCGCCGTCGAACACACGCGGGTCGCGGTCTGGGAGAACGGCAGCGACGAGACGACCACGGCGTCCGCACGCACCGAGCGGCGGCGCGTGAGCGTCGCCCTCGTCGGCCGACACGAGGACGACACGCCAGCACCGGACCGTCGAATCAGGACCGCCCACGAGCGAGACGGGAGTCCCGTCGGCGGCCCGAACTTGGCGGATGTCGAACCGCGCGCGGAACGGGAGCTACTCGACCGAGCGGGCGGCCGCGACGCCGTCGCCGAACGGGCGGCAGTCGGGCGATTGCGGACGAACGCCATCCACGTCACCGGCGAGCACCCCAACGAACTCCGGCCGTGGGTGTACCGGGACCTCCGTGACCTCCGCGAAGAAGTCCGGGAGACGAACGTCACGGTCGAGCGCGGTGCCGTCGGAAGTTTCGACGCGAATCCCGCCGGACAGTTGCGCGACCGACTCGCCGAGCGACGCGCGACGTTCGTTGACGCGCCGACGCGCTACGACAGCACCGCACAGAAAGCGCGCGTCGCCGCCCGCATCGCGTACCTCGACGCCGTCACCGACCGACTCGCCGCCGGTGAGCGACACCACGCGGGGGCCAGCGAACGCGTCGGTCGGGTGCTCGCGAACCGGACCGGTGGGTCGCTCGCCGACCTCCGTCGGTCGTTGACCGCCCGTGAGACGCGCATCCCCCGGTCGCGGCCAGCGCCGGTCAGTCCTGCGGGACCGGTCACGACGCGGGTCGACACCGGCCCGCAGTACCTCACGCTCGGGCGGGTGAACGAGTCCGCCCACCCATCGTTGGAGGGCAGCGAGACGCCGCTCGTCGCCCGCAACGTCAACCTGTTCACGGTCCCGTACGACAACGCCGCTGCGGCGGTCACCGGCGAGGGGACGGGACAGGTCGACCGAGTCAGGTTACTGACGGCGGCCGCCACGCTCCGCGCGGCAAACGTGACCCGCAACACCAGCAACGAGACGTTGGCGAGACAGCGCGCGACCCTTCGGCGACGGGTCGAGCGCGCGAACGCGTACGTCCTCGAACAGATGGCGACGACGGTACACGAGGAGACGAGCGCGGGACCGCAGCGGAGTCGCGAGATAGTCGAGACGGCGACGGCGCGGTGGAACGGGACCGGCGTTCGCGGCCGGGCGCTCGCGAACGGGTCCGCCGCCGAACGAGTCGCTCGCGTCACCGCCGAGCGACGGGGACTGTCGCTCGTCGAGCGAGACTGGCTCTGGATTCGGCTCGACGGCGCGACCGAGGACGCACTCTCGCGACCTATCGCGCGGCCGCGGACGCCCGTCGTGAACCAGACCGCGACGGCGGTCAGGCGGATTTCGCGGGCACAAACCCGGCAACTGCTTGCCGACGCCGGTCGGGAGCAGACGGAGCGACTGGTCGAGAAGAGGTTAGGGACGAAGACGCTCCCCGCCGGATTGCCGATACTCCCGTCGTTCGTTCCGGGCGCGTACTGGGCGATAACGATGAACGTCTGGTGGGTCACCGTCGAGGGGGAGTACGCCCGCTTCGCGGTCACCGCGAACCGCGGGACGCCGGCGACGCCGAGTGCGAGCACGACGTACGTCCGCGACGGCGACCCCGTCCGCCTCGATGTCGACGGCGACGGGACCCGCGAGGGACTGGGAACGAGCGATCGACTCTCGTTCCGGGCAGAGGCAGGCATCGTAGTCGTCGTCCCGCCGCGACTCCGCGGCGTCGGCGACAAGGACGGTGTCGCCGTCGAAACCTCCGCCGGATGGCCCGACGCCGGAGCGCCCGGAGAGTGA
- a CDS encoding DUF7284 family protein, with protein sequence MTRATSTVLDVTVFLLLVGAAATAVVDTAAVTPPETGTPAADRAELLATTTASVDYALDPAGDPPEWVTTPSLRHRRTAHGTVAELLGEAAMSAVAVDERRLSIASEGFERGVVNATRDRLDGRGQRTAVRARWEPYRGAPVGGVVRVGPTPPPAVDVRTATLTVGSPMADAREQALSAADVAGHRGVAGVVASTVVTGLFPPDRTRIALRGDYPTDALVANRYRRFGAAAGESVRPSERTSPEALNRRLRERLTTMLAADLRARFDSPTAAARSVRTGTVSITVRTWSA encoded by the coding sequence ATGACCAGAGCGACGAGCACGGTGCTCGACGTAACGGTGTTCCTGTTGCTGGTCGGCGCGGCCGCGACGGCTGTCGTCGATACCGCGGCGGTGACCCCACCGGAAACCGGGACTCCCGCGGCCGACCGGGCGGAACTGCTGGCGACCACCACAGCCAGCGTCGACTACGCGCTGGACCCCGCCGGCGACCCGCCCGAGTGGGTCACCACCCCCTCCCTCAGACACCGCCGAACCGCACACGGGACCGTCGCGGAACTGCTCGGCGAGGCCGCGATGAGTGCGGTGGCCGTCGACGAACGGCGACTCTCGATTGCGAGCGAGGGCTTCGAGCGCGGGGTCGTGAACGCGACGCGGGACCGACTCGATGGACGGGGCCAGCGAACGGCGGTTCGCGCCCGCTGGGAACCGTATCGCGGCGCGCCGGTTGGCGGCGTCGTTCGGGTCGGACCGACACCGCCGCCAGCCGTCGACGTTCGGACTGCGACGCTCACCGTCGGCAGTCCGATGGCAGACGCGAGAGAGCAGGCGCTGTCGGCCGCGGACGTGGCCGGTCACCGCGGCGTCGCGGGCGTCGTCGCGTCGACGGTCGTCACCGGCCTCTTTCCCCCGGACCGGACGCGGATAGCGCTCCGCGGGGACTACCCGACCGACGCGCTCGTCGCGAATAGGTATCGGCGGTTCGGGGCCGCCGCGGGCGAATCGGTCCGTCCAAGCGAAAGGACGTCGCCCGAGGCGCTCAATCGCCGCCTGCGCGAGCGGTTGACGACGATGCTCGCGGCGGATCTGCGAGCGCGGTTCGACTCGCCGACCGCCGCGGCGCGGAGCGTTCGGACGGGAACCGTCAGCATCACCGTCAGGACGTGGTCTGCATGA
- a CDS encoding DUF7285 family protein codes for MSRSSDRAATEPLAALVALFAVSAGVALYAGVLDGAIASTGTDRNPAEPTADAVERRVSRVGVLDPEGIGESLTAVPSGYDANVTVRVGRARQVTQAERGWSAGPRPPATAAYADRLVSVRVAPGTVLRGTLSVRVWR; via the coding sequence ATGTCACGCTCGTCGGATAGGGCCGCGACGGAACCGCTGGCGGCGCTGGTCGCGCTGTTCGCCGTCTCCGCTGGTGTGGCGCTGTACGCCGGGGTACTCGACGGCGCGATTGCGTCGACGGGGACCGACCGAAACCCGGCCGAACCGACCGCGGACGCCGTCGAGCGGCGGGTGAGTCGTGTTGGTGTGCTGGACCCCGAGGGGATTGGCGAGTCGCTAACTGCCGTCCCCTCTGGCTACGACGCCAACGTCACGGTGCGTGTCGGGCGGGCGAGACAGGTAACGCAGGCTGAACGGGGCTGGAGCGCGGGCCCTCGACCACCCGCGACGGCGGCCTATGCCGACCGACTCGTGAGTGTCAGAGTTGCGCCGGGAACGGTTCTGCGCGGGACACTGAGCGTACGGGTGTGGCGATGA
- a CDS encoding DUF7283 family protein, whose translation MFDTHVETLFVWAALGIASVAVFGVVAGLPTAAPPDAAALAATADEVATSPGGSAVTRDLSAEEWRLSANEVGLRNDGGTAHATFLTAIVPATGSDLRAVLDGRRPGTVFESSLAFEQACARAQTDGPGWRPAPNRATARRVVWGDVDVTLVG comes from the coding sequence ATGTTCGACACCCACGTCGAGACGCTGTTCGTGTGGGCCGCACTCGGCATCGCAAGCGTCGCCGTCTTCGGCGTCGTCGCCGGGTTACCTACGGCTGCACCGCCCGACGCCGCCGCACTGGCGGCGACGGCCGACGAAGTCGCCACGAGTCCTGGAGGCTCCGCGGTGACGCGCGACCTCTCCGCGGAGGAGTGGCGACTGTCCGCCAACGAGGTCGGACTTCGGAACGACGGTGGCACGGCTCACGCGACGTTTCTCACCGCTATCGTTCCTGCCACGGGGAGCGACCTCCGGGCCGTCCTCGACGGCCGCCGTCCGGGAACGGTTTTCGAGTCGAGTTTGGCCTTCGAACAGGCGTGTGCACGCGCACAGACTGACGGACCCGGTTGGCGGCCAGCGCCGAATCGAGCGACCGCTCGACGCGTCGTCTGGGGGGACGTAGATGTCACGCTCGTCGGATAG
- a CDS encoding type II secretion system protein produces the protein MSSESSTSATPLATAIPVTERYRRACRTLRVPLAPERLLGASYSLAAVSWLCGLAILGFVSGPVGTVGGAGCLVGAVGVALLGRYGAPLAARLRRIRALGAGPALVATLALGMRLWPTTERAGAFAVRAGDGRLVERLAAHRRRARGTPRDGHGTFVDEWGDRFPALERAFESVERAALAPARERDAVLRRARRQILDGTRDEMAQFAAALRAPATGLYAFGVLLPLAMVSLLPAVTAAGVPVTTPMLVVLYGLVLPAGLIVASAWLLGRRPVAFPSATVPRNHPDVPSGPERALASGGLVAVGGWTIAAVVAPGWAPAVAALGGGTGTALVVYYRPVSAVRDHVSAVESGLPDLLDAVGRRVDRGESVEAALEEAVGVTADPLSTLLAATLDRQRRLDTDIETAFRGEYGTLSTVPSPRLERTATLLAAAADIGPPAGETLAAMGDHLAELDAVERETRRDLAQITGTLSNTGALFGPLIGGATVALSATMGTGGPIESPPSAALGPLVGWYCLVLAVVLTTLSTGLEQGLDRARVGYRVGLALCAATATYLTAAVATGLVL, from the coding sequence GTGTCGAGTGAGTCGTCCACGTCGGCCACTCCGCTCGCAACGGCGATACCGGTCACCGAGCGATACCGACGGGCGTGCCGGACGCTCCGGGTTCCGCTGGCTCCCGAACGTCTCCTCGGCGCGAGCTACTCCCTCGCTGCCGTATCGTGGCTCTGTGGCCTCGCCATCCTCGGGTTCGTTTCCGGCCCAGTCGGGACTGTCGGCGGGGCTGGCTGTCTCGTCGGGGCCGTCGGCGTCGCCCTCCTCGGACGCTACGGGGCACCGCTGGCCGCACGGCTCCGACGCATCCGTGCCCTCGGTGCGGGACCTGCACTGGTCGCAACACTCGCGCTCGGGATGCGGCTGTGGCCGACGACGGAGCGGGCGGGGGCCTTCGCGGTCCGGGCGGGCGACGGTCGACTCGTGGAGCGTCTGGCCGCGCACAGACGACGGGCACGTGGCACCCCACGGGACGGCCACGGGACGTTCGTCGACGAGTGGGGCGACCGGTTTCCGGCACTCGAACGGGCGTTCGAGAGCGTCGAGCGCGCGGCGCTCGCACCTGCGAGGGAACGCGACGCGGTACTCCGACGCGCACGTCGGCAGATTCTCGACGGCACGCGCGACGAGATGGCCCAGTTCGCGGCCGCTCTCCGCGCGCCCGCGACCGGGCTGTACGCGTTCGGCGTCTTGCTCCCGCTGGCGATGGTGTCGCTGCTTCCGGCCGTGACCGCGGCTGGTGTCCCGGTGACGACCCCGATGCTGGTGGTTCTCTACGGACTCGTCCTCCCGGCCGGACTCATCGTCGCGAGCGCGTGGTTGCTCGGTCGTCGGCCGGTCGCGTTCCCGTCGGCAACGGTGCCTCGAAACCACCCCGACGTACCGTCGGGGCCGGAGCGAGCACTGGCGTCCGGTGGACTCGTCGCGGTCGGCGGTTGGACGATTGCGGCCGTCGTCGCGCCCGGATGGGCACCGGCCGTCGCGGCACTCGGAGGCGGGACCGGAACGGCACTCGTGGTCTACTACCGCCCCGTCAGCGCGGTCCGAGACCACGTCTCGGCCGTCGAGTCGGGCTTGCCGGACTTGCTCGACGCCGTCGGGCGACGAGTCGACCGCGGGGAGTCAGTCGAAGCCGCCCTCGAGGAGGCGGTCGGCGTGACGGCCGACCCGCTCTCGACCCTCCTCGCCGCGACACTCGACCGGCAACGACGCCTCGATACGGACATCGAAACAGCGTTCCGGGGCGAGTACGGGACGCTCTCGACGGTCCCGAGTCCCAGATTGGAGCGGACCGCGACGCTGCTCGCGGCCGCCGCCGACATCGGACCGCCCGCAGGCGAGACGCTTGCCGCGATGGGCGACCACCTCGCTGAACTCGACGCCGTCGAGCGCGAGACCCGCCGTGACCTCGCACAGATTACCGGCACGCTCTCGAACACGGGCGCGCTGTTCGGCCCGCTCATCGGGGGTGCGACAGTCGCGCTCTCGGCGACGATGGGGACTGGCGGACCCATCGAGTCGCCGCCGAGCGCCGCGCTGGGCCCCCTCGTGGGCTGGTACTGTCTCGTCCTCGCCGTCGTCCTGACGACGCTGTCGACCGGTCTCGAACAGGGGTTGGACAGAGCACGCGTCGGGTATCGGGTCGGACTGGCGCTGTGTGCCGCGACGGCGACGTACCTCACTGCCGCCGTCGCCACTGGTCTGGTACTCTGA
- a CDS encoding ATPase, T2SS/T4P/T4SS family yields MLRDWFREADDTAACRCQPTFDGGTLTVDADACPGDGRLGCSSDCLETVVDALGTDAVDAVVTRSDGLERAYLDDRAALLVATARFATRVASLDDRLAERARRDPLGAATEATGRAGHVATLAATTGLARLAERATADPLEPYVGPAISDSRLTEQPPADAALRDRQALDSGAVVRRYETVGSLDVYHVRPREHEFDAATAATLAAAAERLVAGGDRSMPTVDEAAAAVTGDGATATEIAEVLRKHTRGLGILDDLFADPRVSDVFATAPVDETHLRVRVGGETMRTNVRLTDDGARALASTFRRTSGRAFSRASPTLDATATVGDREVRVTGVTEPLSDGLAFAFRAHDGTRWRLADLVENGSVPSAVAGLLSVAVERGAACLVAGPRGAGKTTALGALLWELPRAVRTVVIEDTPELPVSELQADGRDVQPLRTASGDGPSVSATEALRTALRLGEGALVVGEVRGEEASVLYEAMRVGSGDEAVLGTIHGSGGESVRERLVADLGVPKSAFVATDLVLTLAPPTAAGGRGVATVEEIVDRGDEVGFEPLYERGDGDRATATGRLDRGTSHLVESLATPGESYASVRGEIQRRAASFAGNSTSQTAHPGENRVE; encoded by the coding sequence ATGCTTCGTGACTGGTTTCGGGAGGCAGACGACACCGCCGCCTGCCGCTGTCAGCCGACCTTCGACGGCGGGACGCTCACCGTCGACGCCGACGCCTGCCCCGGTGACGGCCGACTCGGGTGTTCGTCAGACTGTCTCGAAACCGTCGTCGACGCCCTCGGCACCGACGCGGTGGACGCCGTGGTGACGCGGAGCGACGGACTGGAGCGGGCGTACCTCGACGACAGAGCGGCGCTACTGGTCGCTACTGCTCGCTTCGCCACGCGGGTCGCCTCCCTCGACGACCGACTGGCCGAACGCGCCCGACGCGACCCGCTTGGGGCCGCGACGGAAGCGACTGGCCGGGCGGGTCACGTCGCCACACTAGCGGCAACGACCGGACTCGCTCGTCTCGCCGAACGAGCGACGGCCGACCCGCTCGAACCGTACGTCGGCCCGGCGATAAGCGACAGTCGACTGACCGAACAGCCCCCAGCGGACGCGGCGCTCAGAGACCGACAGGCGCTCGATAGCGGTGCCGTCGTCCGCCGCTACGAGACTGTCGGGTCGCTGGACGTGTACCACGTACGGCCTCGCGAACACGAGTTCGACGCCGCGACCGCCGCGACGCTGGCCGCGGCCGCCGAGCGACTGGTCGCCGGTGGTGACCGCTCGATGCCGACGGTCGACGAGGCCGCCGCGGCGGTGACCGGTGACGGCGCGACGGCGACCGAAATCGCCGAGGTCCTGCGGAAGCACACGCGTGGACTGGGAATTCTCGACGACCTGTTCGCCGACCCGCGCGTCTCGGACGTGTTCGCGACCGCTCCCGTGGACGAGACGCACCTCCGCGTGCGTGTCGGCGGCGAGACGATGCGGACGAACGTGCGACTGACCGACGACGGCGCGCGCGCACTGGCATCGACGTTCCGCCGGACCAGCGGCCGGGCGTTCTCACGGGCGAGTCCGACCCTCGACGCCACCGCGACTGTCGGCGACAGAGAGGTGCGCGTCACCGGCGTGACGGAGCCGCTGAGCGACGGCCTCGCGTTCGCGTTTCGTGCCCACGACGGCACTCGCTGGCGCTTGGCCGACCTGGTCGAGAACGGGAGCGTTCCCTCAGCGGTCGCCGGATTGCTCTCCGTCGCCGTCGAGCGCGGGGCCGCCTGCCTCGTCGCGGGACCGCGCGGGGCCGGAAAGACGACGGCCCTCGGCGCGCTCCTGTGGGAACTCCCGCGGGCGGTCCGAACGGTCGTCATCGAGGACACGCCCGAACTCCCCGTTTCGGAGTTACAGGCCGACGGGCGAGACGTGCAACCGCTCCGGACTGCGAGCGGGGACGGACCTTCGGTGAGTGCGACCGAAGCGCTGCGGACCGCGCTCCGACTCGGCGAGGGCGCGCTCGTCGTCGGCGAAGTCCGGGGCGAGGAAGCGAGCGTTCTCTACGAGGCGATGCGGGTCGGAAGCGGCGACGAGGCCGTCTTAGGGACGATACACGGCTCCGGCGGCGAGAGCGTGCGCGAACGCCTCGTCGCCGACCTCGGTGTGCCGAAAAGCGCGTTCGTCGCGACGGACCTCGTCCTGACGCTGGCCCCGCCGACTGCAGCGGGCGGTCGCGGCGTCGCGACGGTCGAAGAAATCGTCGACCGCGGCGACGAGGTCGGGTTCGAGCCGCTGTACGAACGAGGCGACGGTGACCGGGCGACGGCGACCGGCCGCCTCGACCGCGGAACGAGTCACCTCGTCGAGTCCCTCGCGACCCCCGGCGAATCGTACGCGAGCGTCCGCGGTGAAATCCAGCGGCGAGCGGCGTCGTTCGCCGGGAACTCGACTTCCCAGACAGCCCATCCGGGAGAGAATCGTGTCGAGTGA